A portion of the bacterium genome contains these proteins:
- a CDS encoding radical SAM protein yields the protein MTARLGCLAPPPAGPPVALRGLLPHEIRERFAAAGLEEGEARRIFAAAVNRFAGDLSRVRGLRRAAREAVARESLLDAPEVLERREAADGFVKYLLALRDGLRVEAVRIPLEKPRASICLSSMVGCPLRCSFCATGRLGFSRALAADEIVGQFLRLRAESPRPVTGAVFMGMGEPLLNYDAVLRAAYVLSQPGGGGIAAKAISIGTAGVVPAIRRFTAEGHPFRLFVSMTAATSAKRRALLPHEAAWPVEELAEAIRERSRLRRGRVNVAWVMIAGVNTGDEDAADLARLLRGVPLILNLIDVQDPLGRFRPPDAAERAAFRDALTARLGQP from the coding sequence ATGACTGCCCGGCTCGGGTGCCTTGCCCCGCCGCCCGCCGGCCCGCCCGTCGCGCTGCGCGGCCTGCTCCCGCACGAGATCCGCGAGCGCTTCGCGGCAGCCGGCCTCGAGGAGGGGGAGGCGCGGCGGATCTTCGCGGCCGCGGTCAACCGGTTCGCCGGTGACCTCTCGCGGGTGCGCGGGCTGCGGCGCGCGGCGCGCGAGGCGGTGGCGCGCGAGTCGCTGCTGGACGCGCCGGAGGTGCTCGAGCGGCGCGAGGCCGCCGACGGCTTCGTCAAGTACCTGCTGGCGCTCCGCGACGGCCTGCGCGTCGAGGCGGTGCGCATCCCCCTCGAGAAGCCCCGGGCCTCCATCTGCCTCTCCTCGATGGTCGGCTGCCCCCTGCGCTGCTCCTTCTGCGCGACCGGCCGCCTCGGCTTCTCGCGGGCGCTCGCCGCCGACGAGATCGTCGGCCAGTTCCTGCGCCTGCGCGCCGAGAGCCCGCGGCCGGTGACCGGCGCGGTCTTCATGGGCATGGGCGAGCCGCTGCTCAACTACGACGCGGTGCTGCGCGCCGCCTACGTCCTCTCCCAGCCGGGGGGCGGCGGCATCGCCGCGAAGGCGATCAGCATCGGCACCGCCGGCGTCGTGCCGGCGATCCGCCGCTTCACCGCGGAGGGCCACCCCTTCCGGCTCTTCGTCTCGATGACCGCGGCCACGAGCGCCAAGCGCCGCGCCCTGCTGCCGCACGAGGCGGCGTGGCCGGTCGAGGAACTGGCCGAGGCGATCCGCGAGCGCTCGCGCCTGAGGCGGGGGCGGGTCAACGTGGCGTGGGTCATGATCGCCGGGGTCAACACCGGCGACGAGGACGCCGCCGACCTGGCGCGGCTGCTGCGCGGCGTGCCGCTGATCCTGAACCTCATCGACGTCCAGGACCCGCTCGGGCGCTTCCGGCCGCCGGACGCCGCCGAGCGCGCGGCGTTCCGCGACGCCCTGACCGCGCGCCTGGGCCAGCC